The genomic window CATTTGATAACTTATAAATTTGGGCTGCTACTgaatattcttcaattaatggTTCTCTAGTATATGAGAATTGTAGAGGATCATCCGTAGATAATGAAACATTCAAACCTCTCTTAAAATATCTTGGGAATGGATTCTTATCATACGTCAAAAACAATGCATTGTTTGATAGTGGTGACATAGCAATAGGTACTTGATCaagataatataaatattgaaCAAAGGGAACTTTTCTCAATAAGATACCATGGGAAATACCTTGTGCTAGCAAATATGAAGAGACTAAATGTTCAGGATCACCTGCTTCACCACAATGAGGTCTTAAAACCAGAGTATTAAACCCACGTTTGGCTCTCCATTGGTTTAATGAAGCCATACTTGCATATTGATAATACAAGTAATAAGAATATGGTGGATTTTGTGGAGCCTCCCATAAAGATGGTTTTGGATACTTTCTATGGAAACGACGGTCTACTTTAGATTCATCATCCACTGAATCAAACCCAATGACTCTTTGTAAAAAGACATGTAATTTTGGATGAGATTTTGGGTTCTTAGTTACTTCAAATAATGgttggaaaatatttctaCAAATATCTTGAAAATTGTTAACAATCCCTGATTTATGATAGATATCATATAGACGAGGAATTTGAATTAGCCAACGAATATTGTGAGagattattttattatcaactATCCAACCGGCTAATTTATCCCATTCATCAATGGATCTACcataaattgaaattctATATTCacaattttgatatttggaattttctaaatctgATAATACTTGTTTAGTAATATCGGCCAAATATTTCCCCTTAATATAATTATCTGTCTTTAAGAAGATTTCTCTTAAACGTGATTCACCAATTggattatatttcaaattaaacTTGTCGAATCTATGGAATGTATCCTTATGAGCATGCATATCTAAAGTATCGATAGATAAATCATAACCAgtcaaatttaaagattggAAAACTTCGGCTAATGTCAAGACTTTACCATCTCTAAAGATCAccttttcatctttagaATGTCTCAGTTTATGCTTTATGAAACGTAATAAATGTTTTTGATTCATACATGCAGAATGATGAACGTGAGTATCCACTTTTCTAACATTATAGAAATCTCTATGAGGATTCCTCTTTGAGACAGTTGTTTCTTGATATTCATTCAATAGGTAATATAAATTCCAACGTGCTTCTAAATATTGTAATCTTCTAAACGCAAATGATTTCGCAGGACCATCGGAGGAAATAGTAATCATTTTCTCTAAAtctaaataataatcacGCAATGTGGGAATTTCAGCAATCTTAGAGTCTTTATCACCACTTTTATGAACAAAATaagaatcatcatcattgaCATCGAAATCCCAATCTAAATCTTCGCCTGGAATTTCAcatttatcaaaatcaaacaCTTCCATATCTGGCTTATTTACCACATTTATAACAGTCTTAGTCTCCGCATTATAAGATGGCTTAGGTGGAGGGGGATAAACTTCCCAATCAGGTTTATTTTTCGGATTTTGACTTGGGTTTTGACACGATAAAGTTTGATACTTGGCCCTTAAATTTCTACAATCAGTAACATTAGAATAGAGTCCAATTAATTCTGGAGATGGAGAATCCAAGAACTGTTGAGCTGCATCATCAGCTAACATCCCCATCTTGTATGCATAACTATCCTTTTTGTTGCTATCATCTACCCATGTATTTCTTAGAGGATCAGGGATTGTATGTTGAGCACTAGTAGATAAAGttcttgatttctttgCGGATCCATCAAGGTTTGTAGAATGTAGAGGTTGATCATAGATGACTGAGTTTGCAGGGATGGAACCATCAGTAGCTAGTTGTTTCAAATTGTGTTCATTCAATTGTTGTTCCTCATGGTAAGAATAGTTGGCGTCGTTACCGGACATAAAGTCATCCTGACTCTCAATATTATCCCTTGAAGTTTGTAAAGCTAATCTATTTGCGACATTCTTTCTATCAACTTTCCTTGAATCATTGTTTAGTGCTAAATTAGAGTAATTTGGGTTCAGTTCATCGTTAGAAGGTGTTACTTCTAAAGATAGATCAGAAAAGTTTTGAGATGTTTGATCAAGATTCATTTTTGATTCGCGTTCCTAATTCtgattgttgtttttttgaGTCAGCAGAAGATGGAAGTTAATTAATGGACTTATTATATCAAAGCTTGCTGGACTGTTCACGTAGTAGTTGATTATTGATTGTTCAAAAGGGGTGGAATGGCAAGAGATCGTTCTAGCTGCACTAATTAGCCAAATTATGTTCTTATATATTAGCAAAAGTTAATAAATACTCAAATCTTTTTTAAAGGTAAAGTAAcaattttaatttaaaaaaaataaaaaaaaaaaaaggaaattaacCCTAGGTCATTTTTGTTTAGGGTCCTGTAAGGTAAATTTCCCAATTTCTATAGggtaaatttgaattttgtaTAGGGTTAACAAAACCCCCACTTTACAGGGTATTCTTAGGGTTTGTACCTTTTCCCcttttgtttactttttaCCGTTTTGAGATCCTCAAtaagaagaggaagagaaTATTCCACAAGAATGATTTATggttttcatttaattatGTATGACATCTGAAGGTGATGGGGACATTGACGACGACAAGGacaataattttaaaacaTACAGCAAGAAAGTTGGTTATAAAGTATACAATCACCCTTGCTTAAAAACTTAAccataataaaaacaacACTATTtcgaaaagaaaacaaaaaaataatagaatagCGGCCAACTTCGCATAAAATGAATTCAGATACTGATTATCTAAAACCCGgattcaattttaaaaagTTGAGAGTACCTGACTtaagaagaatattaaCAGAAAATCATGTTACTTATTTATCTAGCTCTAAGAAGAGTGACTTATTAAAGCTTTTTAAAGAGAATATAGAACCTCGTCTTCCAGAACTAAGGGAGATCCATTTACATGCCCAACCAAGTAGTGAAGGGATCATTGATACCAATCATACCAGTGGTAGAAATACATCTACGTCCCAAAGTCCAGATATTCGTTCATCAAAACACGGCCTAGTATGGCAAGCTGATTCAGATTCCAACTTGAACTCAGATTCTTCGGACTCAGATTCAGATTCATTGACATCATTTGCAAGCCAAATTAAAAGTAAAGGTTCAATAACCCCTAAAccaaagaaaaggaaaattgGTATTCCAAATGATGGAACCCCAATTGTCAATAAAGTATCGAAAAAGAGTCCATCCAAATCTCCTAATAAGTCTacttcaataaataatttcgATCTGTCATCGGGTTCTGATTCTGAAACTATTGAAGgtctttcaataaataGAAGTCATCCTCATATTAGCCCTAATAAAGGAATTGAAGGGTTTTTCCATCAGGAGAACAAAAATGCCGGctcaaatgatgaagatccCAATAAACTGAAAGAAGCAGCAGCTCACGTGAAACCATTAGCGAAACTAATCAAGAATAAcgagaagaagaagaacataGTACGTACATATTCTAGTTTTTCTTCTGACGATTCAGATATTGAATTAGAGTACCAAAAGGCAAAGAGGTTGGTTTCAGGTTCTAACGATAATACGAATGATGAATCGTCATCATTCCAGAAGGAAAAAGATACTTCTAATAGAGCAAGTACCCCTACAATGGATCAACagattattgaaatattggaatccgatgaagaagaagaagaagatgttgGTTCGAATAATACAGAAAAATCTTTAGAAACTGAAAGTCCAAATATTCAACCGATAGAATCTCCACCTAAAAAACAAACAGTGAACACCACAAGAAGTATACTACCCAAGCAAGAACCATCGTCTGAAAATGCAACTCCCatcaaacaaaaagaaatcggaagtgaagaaaatgatgctgatgttaatgataatacaaatatttcGTCTAGTGAGGAAGAGTCATCGTCTAAAAGTGTAACTCAAAGAATTACAACTCCAGAATTACCAACTGCAGAAGATGTTCAGGAAAGCGAAGATCGTGTAGAAGAATTggataaaatattaaatgaagaGAAAACAGACACAAACaatgatttcaataaaaCCACCAATCAAGAGCTTATTAAAGAGCAAGTAAGTCCTACGTCGAAAGTTAAAGAAACACAAATGGTGTCGTCGCTTGGAGAAAAAAACACTTCCACGccatcttcttctaaagGGGAGCCAGCTACACAACGGTTCCCATCACATACAAAGAACCATGGTTCTCCTCGTATTAAAACTCCTAGTAAAGATGTTATCAAACGCTCTCCAATATTCAAAGCTTATAAACTCGCTTCTCCAAAGATTTCAAAGAAAGCCCCATTTTCTGATAAACCGCACATTTCGAACCAACAAAATAGCATAGTAAAACCAATAAAGCGTGATGCGCTTCCTAAAGTAGATATCACACAACCTATAGTATCATTAGCTGATACCAGTACAACTACTAAAGAAACCTCTAGTCAAAAACATCCCTTATCACAAGATGAACTAGAAGAATTATCTGAAATGTTATCATCTACTGATGgtgaattggaaaaagaTTTAGAACCTGAAGATAATGACATAAATATGGAAGAAACCGAAAGAAGTACCCAATCTGAAAATGAGACTGTCTCGTCATCCCCTCTAGAAACTGAAAAGGTAGCTATCACAAAGAATGGGAAGAGAGCGCTAGAATCTGACGATgtagaagaaataaagCAAGTtccaaaaaagaaaagaagagtCATTGTAGGcattaagaaaattttaaaaacGTTATGCAGTCTcttaaagaaaatcattCTTTTACTCCTATTGATTATACCTGTAATAATTGCATTATGGTATAGAGAACAAAGAATTATGGTAGGTTATTGTGGTACTGAAGTAGATAATAGGCCCAGTTTAATTATGAGGAACGTTGATTATCCATATGCATACGAAATTGACTCCGCTTTACAAACATACCTGAAACCAGAATGTTTGCCCTGTCCTGAAAACGCCATTTGTTATTCAAATATGGAAATGAAGTGTAGACCCAAATATAGATTAGTTGAATCGAGATGGAATTTATTTGGATTACTACCCGTTAGTGCATCTTGTCAAAGGGATGATCAAAGAGATCAATTGGTTTCTGAAGTGGTTAAAAAAAGTTTGGAGTTTTTAAGAACAAAGAACGCCCAAATAGAATGTGGTAGAAGTACTGATGATATCGGAAGTGGATTATCCgaagaagaattatatgaaatattcaacGAAGCCCGTGTGCCTTGgattgatgatgacgaatttaatgatatttggAATCAAGTTATTTCAAACTTAAAGGAAGAACCTGAAGTTATTTGGAGGCAAGTGAGtactaattttttttttaatgctttttcaatagaaCGGCCTAAGAACAACAATACtaacattttttatttaaattacAGAACGATGACACGAAGTTTGCAAAGGATACCGCCAATGACTCAAGCACAGccaatgataataaaggGAAGAAAAGATATCTTCACCAAAATTCCCAAGAGCAAAAAAGAGAAGGGGACTTTTCGATCGACATCCACGAAGCACGTCAGCGTCAAGTGCAAATTCCAATGGGAAATCTATGAAACGTATCGAAGAAATAGATACTTGATATGGACAGGTTTATCGACAGCCACGCTAGCTAAGATAGTTGaaaaaaagttgaaaaactattttgaagaaaaggcTAAAATTGTAACGGTTACAAGAGACGTTTTGAAGAGATTACAAAAAGTTAAGAAACAGGGATCTAACCCTCCGTATTTAAGTTCCATCCAATTGAGGGACATCTTTTTGGCTGACGTAGTCGATTTTAAAAGAAAGGCCTACCTTTGGAAGCACGTTGAAAAGAATTTAGAGCATAATAACAGTAATATTAAATCGACATTGATGGAGATTCATGGTGATATTATGAAATGTTGGG from Naumovozyma dairenensis CBS 421 chromosome 3, complete genome includes these protein-coding regions:
- the AMD1 gene encoding AMP deaminase (similar to Saccharomyces cerevisiae AMD1 (YML035C); ancestral locus Anc_5.578) — its product is MNLDQTSQNFSDLSLEVTPSNDELNPNYSNLALNNDSRKVDRKNVANRLALQTSRDNIESQDDFMSGNDANYSYHEEQQLNEHNLKQLATDGSIPANSVIYDQPLHSTNLDGSAKKSRTLSTSAQHTIPDPLRNTWVDDSNKKDSYAYKMGMLADDAAQQFLDSPSPELIGLYSNVTDCRNLRAKYQTLSCQNPSQNPKNKPDWEVYPPPPKPSYNAETKTVINVVNKPDMEVFDFDKCEIPGEDLDWDFDVNDDDSYFVHKSGDKDSKIAEIPTLRDYYLDLEKMITISSDGPAKSFAFRRLQYLEARWNLYYLLNEYQETTVSKRNPHRDFYNVRKVDTHVHHSACMNQKHLLRFIKHKLRHSKDEKVIFRDGKVLTLAEVFQSLNLTGYDLSIDTLDMHAHKDTFHRFDKFNLKYNPIGESRLREIFLKTDNYIKGKYLADITKQVLSDLENSKYQNCEYRISIYGRSIDEWDKLAGWIVDNKIISHNIRWLIQIPRLYDIYHKSGIVNNFQDICRNIFQPLFEVTKNPKSHPKLHVFLQRVIGFDSVDDESKVDRRFHRKYPKPSLWEAPQNPPYSYYLYYQYASMASLNQWRAKRGFNTLVLRPHCGEAGDPEHLVSSYLLAQGISHGILLRKVPFVQYLYYLDQVPIAMSPLSNNALFLTYDKNPFPRYFKRGLNVSLSTDDPLQFSYTREPLIEEYSVAAQIYKLSNVDMCELARNSVLQSGWEAQIKEHWIGKNFNRPGVEGNDVVKTNVPDIRINYRYDTLSTELELVNHFANFRNK
- the SRC1 gene encoding Src1p (similar to Saccharomyces cerevisiae YDR458C and SRC1 (YML034W); ancestral locus Anc_5.577), whose protein sequence is MNSDTDYLKPGFNFKKLRVPDLRRILTENHVTYLSSSKKSDLLKLFKENIEPRLPELREIHLHAQPSSEGIIDTNHTSGRNTSTSQSPDIRSSKHGLVWQADSDSNLNSDSSDSDSDSLTSFASQIKSKGSITPKPKKRKIGIPNDGTPIVNKVSKKSPSKSPNKSTSINNFDLSSGSDSETIEGLSINRSHPHISPNKGIEGFFHQENKNAGSNDEDPNKLKEAAAHVKPLAKLIKNNEKKKNIVRTYSSFSSDDSDIELEYQKAKRLVSGSNDNTNDESSSFQKEKDTSNRASTPTMDQQIIEILESDEEEEEDVGSNNTEKSLETESPNIQPIESPPKKQTVNTTRSILPKQEPSSENATPIKQKEIGSEENDADVNDNTNISSSEEESSSKSVTQRITTPELPTAEDVQESEDRVEELDKILNEEKTDTNNDFNKTTNQELIKEQVSPTSKVKETQMVSSLGEKNTSTPSSSKGEPATQRFPSHTKNHGSPRIKTPSKDVIKRSPIFKAYKLASPKISKKAPFSDKPHISNQQNSIVKPIKRDALPKVDITQPIVSLADTSTTTKETSSQKHPLSQDELEELSEMLSSTDGELEKDLEPEDNDINMEETERSTQSENETVSSSPLETEKVAITKNGKRALESDDVEEIKQVPKKKRRVIVGIKKILKTLCSLLKKIILLLLLIIPVIIALWYREQRIMVGYCGTEVDNRPSLIMRNVDYPYAYEIDSALQTYLKPECLPCPENAICYSNMEMKCRPKYRLVESRWNLFGLLPVSASCQRDDQRDQLVSEVVKKSLEFLRTKNAQIECGRSTDDIGSGLSEEELYEIFNEARVPWIDDDEFNDIWNQVISNLKEEPEVIWRQVSTNFFFNAFSIERPKNNNTNIFYLNYRTMTRSLQRIPPMTQAQPMIIKGRKDIFTKIPKSKKEKGTFRSTSTKHVSVKCKFQWEIYETYRRNRYLIWTGLSTATLAKIVEKKLKNYFEEKAKIVTVTRDVLKRLQKVKKQGSNPPYLSSIQLRDIFLADVVDFKRKAYLWKHVEKNLEHNNSNIKSTLMEIHGDIMKCWEWIGPLDTEDEEEEHENLA